The following proteins are encoded in a genomic region of Paenibacillus sp. FSL R7-0273:
- a CDS encoding FecCD family ABC transporter permease translates to MTNHLPSTEFIMAGRRQRRRRWILVTSLLGVLACALCIAMLLLGNTIYPLSEVIRALSGEQIKGVSFAVSTIRLPRMLAGLFAGFAFGVAGYTFQTMLRNPLANPNVIGITSGSSAAAVFCIVILHAGGAVVSLAAVLAGLATVILIYILSRGRTFSIGRLILVGIGVQAMLDAIISYLLLISSEKDVPTAIRWLTGSLNGSQMSELPPLVLTVIICAPILILLGKHLDILELGEQSASSLGVHTDKTRILLIVGSVCMIAIATATTGPIAFVSFLSGPIAKRLTGAGFSGIVPSGLVGVVLVLAADLIGQFAFVTRFPVGVITGLLGAPYLIYLLIQMNRKGEL, encoded by the coding sequence ATGACAAATCATCTACCTTCAACCGAATTTATCATGGCTGGCAGACGGCAAAGACGCCGCCGCTGGATACTGGTTACCAGCCTTTTGGGCGTTCTTGCCTGTGCACTCTGTATAGCTATGCTGCTGCTCGGAAATACCATCTATCCGCTTTCGGAGGTAATCCGGGCCCTTTCGGGAGAGCAGATTAAGGGCGTTTCCTTTGCTGTGAGTACAATCCGTCTGCCGCGGATGCTGGCCGGCCTGTTTGCCGGATTTGCTTTTGGCGTTGCAGGCTACACCTTCCAGACGATGCTGCGTAACCCGCTGGCTAATCCGAATGTCATCGGGATTACGTCCGGCTCCAGTGCGGCTGCTGTGTTCTGTATTGTTATCCTTCATGCCGGCGGGGCTGTGGTTTCTCTGGCCGCTGTCCTTGCCGGTCTGGCTACTGTCATTCTGATCTATATCCTGTCCAGAGGAAGAACCTTTTCCATCGGGCGTCTGATCCTTGTTGGTATTGGCGTACAGGCGATGCTCGATGCCATAATCTCCTATCTTCTGCTGATCAGCTCGGAGAAGGATGTACCTACAGCTATCCGCTGGCTGACCGGCAGTCTCAACGGCTCGCAGATGAGTGAGCTGCCTCCGCTTGTGCTTACAGTAATCATTTGTGCGCCTATCCTAATTCTGCTGGGCAAGCACCTTGATATTCTGGAGCTTGGGGAACAATCTGCATCCTCACTTGGCGTACATACGGACAAGACCCGGATCCTGCTGATTGTCGGCTCTGTCTGCATGATTGCTATAGCCACTGCAACAACAGGTCCGATAGCCTTTGTCTCCTTCCTTTCGGGACCGATTGCCAAAAGACTGACCGGGGCCGGCTTCTCCGGCATTGTCCCTTCAGGACTGGTTGGCGTTGTTCTGGTTCTGGCGGCAGATCTGATCGGCCAGTTCGCCTTCGTGACCCGCTTCCCGGTAGGTGTAATCACCGGGCTGCTCGGAGCGCCGTATCTGATATACCTGCTGATCCAGATGAACCGGAAGGGAGAATTATAA
- a CDS encoding HAMP domain-containing sensor histidine kinase, whose protein sequence is MEAVKRAPGMRLRTFFLQYLLILSGGTIVLLVLLLGLFTAAFSAGVILPANYAEKEIEAVKATLEAGNEGAAAAIPKLADFAIFTAGGKLLTGSLNPDDAALARELIQQGKNQGSYFYSSALNGEELWIFRYTLTPQFASPLLRSSLPNPQLLGILLFILGILALAAVLAARFGRRLSQKMAGLQEATDNIRQENLEFTVQPSGIREIDDMLASLDRMKEALQASLKRQWELERSRREQISALAHDIKTPLTIIRGNAELLQETAQDKHQREYNGYILQSAGDIEAFVQEVIDLSSLQAAPRHRKARVRLTDFLAELESQLRALSSSSGKDITVEVIAKETLPERIFIDKELLQRGIVNILANAAEHTPLQGKVTLEAGRNGEGTVYFTVTDTGCGFSPAGLREAASQFYMGDQSRSSGKHHGMGLYIAESAAQQHGGTLKLENAAPSGGGRVTLSVSAEKSTELI, encoded by the coding sequence GTGGAAGCTGTAAAAAGAGCACCCGGGATGCGCCTGCGCACCTTTTTTCTGCAATATCTCCTAATTTTAAGCGGGGGAACCATTGTGCTGCTGGTCCTGCTGCTCGGCCTGTTTACAGCTGCTTTTTCGGCCGGTGTTATTCTGCCCGCCAATTATGCGGAGAAGGAGATTGAGGCTGTTAAGGCTACGCTTGAAGCGGGTAACGAAGGTGCAGCTGCTGCCATTCCGAAGCTGGCGGACTTCGCTATATTTACAGCCGGAGGGAAGCTGCTTACAGGCAGTCTAAATCCGGACGACGCAGCTCTTGCCCGGGAGCTTATTCAGCAAGGCAAGAACCAGGGCTCCTATTTCTATAGCTCTGCCCTTAACGGAGAGGAGCTCTGGATCTTCCGCTATACGCTAACGCCGCAGTTTGCTTCTCCGCTGCTGCGCAGCAGTCTGCCAAATCCGCAGCTGCTGGGCATACTACTCTTCATTCTTGGTATACTCGCTCTGGCAGCCGTGCTAGCCGCCCGGTTTGGTCGCAGGCTATCGCAGAAAATGGCCGGCCTGCAGGAAGCGACCGACAACATCCGGCAGGAAAATCTGGAGTTCACCGTCCAGCCAAGCGGAATCAGGGAAATTGACGACATGCTGGCCTCGCTGGACCGGATGAAGGAAGCGCTGCAGGCTTCACTGAAGCGCCAGTGGGAGCTGGAGCGGTCCCGCAGGGAGCAGATTTCAGCGCTCGCCCACGACATCAAGACCCCGCTCACCATTATCCGGGGCAATGCCGAGCTGCTGCAGGAAACTGCCCAGGATAAGCACCAGCGGGAGTATAACGGATATATTCTGCAAAGTGCCGGGGATATTGAAGCCTTCGTGCAGGAGGTCATTGATCTGTCCAGTCTACAGGCAGCCCCCCGGCACCGGAAGGCACGGGTACGGCTGACGGATTTCCTTGCCGAGCTGGAGAGCCAGCTGCGGGCCTTATCCTCGTCCTCAGGCAAGGACATTACGGTAGAGGTCATTGCAAAAGAGACGCTGCCTGAGAGGATATTTATAGATAAGGAGCTGCTCCAGCGGGGAATCGTCAATATTCTGGCCAATGCGGCAGAGCATACGCCACTGCAGGGCAAGGTGACACTTGAGGCCGGGCGGAACGGTGAAGGTACCGTATATTTTACAGTTACAGATACGGGCTGCGGCTTCTCTCCGGCCGGGCTGCGGGAGGCGGCAAGCCAATTCTACATGGGCGACCAGAGCCGCAGCTCCGGCAAGCATCACGGGATGGGCCTGTACATTGCCGAATCGGCCGCGCAGCAGCACGGTGGAACGCTGAAACTGGAGAATGCGGCGCCTTCCGGCGGAGGGAGAGTGACGCTGAGTGTTTCGGCCGAAAAAAGCACGGAGCTGATCTAA
- a CDS encoding iron-siderophore ABC transporter substrate-binding protein, giving the protein MKHMNTTRKYTFRTLLAPLALTLALVGCGNNNASNSAASPTNAAATTAPAATEAPAATDAVQYPVTIKTALGEAVLESKPERVVTIQWGNQDVALALGVVPVGFSAANFGVQDDSGLLPWTKQKLDELGVTDPNVFQDTDGLDFEAISDADPDVILAAYSGITQEDFDTLSQIAPVVAYPVSPWTTTWREQVNLIAEGMGMKAEGEQLIKDTEDLVNEKLTAYPQIAGKKVVWVNFSADDLSKLHIYAPLDSRVSFLYELGMEYPESITSQITDPTSYSLSLSSENVEALNDADLIIGYGNDELLKALQADSLLGKIPAIERGSVAFIDSDTPLVAAGTPNPLPIAYTIDEYLKLIGGAIDKINE; this is encoded by the coding sequence ATGAAACACATGAACACAACAAGAAAGTATACTTTCAGAACGCTGCTTGCTCCGCTTGCGCTTACACTTGCGCTGGTAGGCTGCGGTAACAACAATGCTTCAAATAGTGCGGCTTCCCCGACAAACGCTGCGGCTACCACTGCACCAGCTGCTACAGAAGCACCGGCTGCTACAGATGCCGTTCAATATCCGGTTACAATCAAAACTGCACTGGGCGAGGCTGTACTTGAGAGCAAGCCTGAGCGTGTAGTTACCATTCAATGGGGTAATCAGGACGTTGCCCTCGCGCTGGGTGTTGTTCCAGTGGGCTTCTCGGCAGCAAACTTCGGCGTTCAGGACGACAGCGGTCTGCTCCCTTGGACCAAACAGAAGCTGGACGAGCTGGGCGTAACCGATCCAAACGTATTCCAGGATACAGACGGCCTTGATTTCGAAGCGATCTCCGATGCTGATCCGGATGTCATTCTTGCCGCTTACTCCGGCATCACACAAGAAGACTTCGACACACTGAGCCAGATCGCTCCGGTGGTCGCTTACCCGGTCTCCCCTTGGACCACCACATGGCGTGAGCAGGTTAACCTGATTGCTGAAGGCATGGGCATGAAGGCCGAAGGCGAGCAGTTGATCAAGGACACCGAGGACCTGGTGAACGAAAAGCTGACTGCCTATCCGCAAATCGCCGGCAAAAAAGTCGTATGGGTTAACTTCTCCGCTGACGACCTGTCCAAGCTGCATATCTATGCGCCACTTGATTCCCGCGTCTCCTTCCTGTACGAGCTGGGAATGGAATATCCGGAAAGCATCACCAGCCAGATTACGGATCCGACAAGCTACTCTCTGAGCCTGAGTTCCGAGAACGTAGAAGCACTCAACGATGCAGATTTGATTATCGGATATGGCAATGACGAACTACTGAAGGCTCTTCAGGCAGATTCCCTGCTGGGCAAAATCCCTGCGATTGAGCGCGGTTCAGTTGCTTTCATCGACAGCGATACACCGCTTGTTGCTGCCGGAACGCCTAACCCGCTGCCTATTGCCTACACTATTGATGAGTATCTGAAGCTGATCGGCGGAGCTATCGACAAGATAAATGAATAG
- a CDS encoding 3-ketoacyl-ACP reductase, which yields MAQSLQGKTAIVTGAARGIGKATAIALAKEGVNVGLLARTESLLKELAAEIGTYGVKAAYAAADISSKEQVDAAVEALKNDLGAADILINNAGIATFGTLLEMDPEEWKGMIDVNLMGTYYVTRAVLPQLIDKNAGDIINISSTNGLNGAATSSAYSASKFAMIGLTESLAQEVRRNNIRVSALTPSTIATDLALDLNLIKENNDAKFVQPEDIAEFIIDQLRLNPRVYVKTASFIATNPF from the coding sequence ATGGCACAATCACTGCAAGGAAAAACAGCAATCGTAACCGGAGCTGCAAGAGGAATCGGAAAGGCAACGGCTATTGCGCTTGCCAAGGAAGGCGTAAATGTAGGCCTGCTGGCCAGAACAGAATCGCTGCTGAAGGAGCTGGCTGCTGAAATCGGGACCTATGGGGTTAAGGCTGCTTATGCGGCTGCAGATATCTCCTCAAAAGAGCAGGTAGATGCGGCGGTTGAAGCACTCAAGAATGATCTGGGTGCTGCGGATATTCTGATTAACAACGCGGGGATTGCTACATTCGGCACACTGCTGGAGATGGACCCTGAAGAGTGGAAGGGGATGATTGACGTCAACCTCATGGGGACCTATTATGTTACCCGTGCTGTGCTGCCGCAGCTCATCGACAAGAATGCCGGTGATATCATTAACATCTCCTCGACTAACGGACTGAACGGCGCAGCTACCTCCAGTGCTTACAGCGCCTCCAAATTTGCCATGATCGGCCTGACCGAATCCCTGGCCCAGGAGGTCCGCCGCAACAACATCCGTGTATCGGCGCTGACCCCGAGCACGATTGCAACAGATCTTGCACTGGATCTGAACCTGATCAAGGAGAACAATGACGCGAAGTTCGTCCAGCCTGAGGATATCGCAGAGTTCATTATCGACCAGCTGAGATTGAACCCGCGTGTGTATGTGAAGACGGCGAGCTTTATTGCTACGAATCCGTTCTGA
- a CDS encoding carbohydrate ABC transporter permease, whose amino-acid sequence MKKSRLSMRARYYMEGYSFISLWLIGFLLFMAIPLGRSLYYSFQKLQVSQNGLIASFVGTDHYRAAFTTDVNFLPLLKDTMVSMLTQVPLILIFSLFCAILLNRKLVGKTFFRGIFFLPVIIASGAILSKLMDQGAANLPIFYNENLYSKLSAFIPGDLLETLLQYAESLTLVMWDSGVQILIFLAGLQTISITLYEAAKCDGATAWEGFWKITFPMIMPMMLVNTLFSIVSSFTKADNQMMTHILNVVFKTNDFGYGSAMGWIYFVIIFLILGLVFLLFRKSLSTTEGRK is encoded by the coding sequence GTGAAAAAATCAAGATTATCAATGCGCGCACGCTATTATATGGAAGGTTACTCCTTTATCTCCCTGTGGCTGATCGGCTTCCTGCTGTTTATGGCTATCCCGCTCGGGCGCTCCCTTTACTACTCCTTTCAAAAGCTGCAGGTCAGCCAGAACGGCCTGATCGCCTCCTTTGTAGGAACAGATCATTACCGCGCGGCGTTCACCACGGATGTTAACTTCCTGCCGCTGCTGAAGGATACCATGGTGTCCATGCTGACCCAGGTGCCGCTGATCCTGATCTTCTCGCTGTTCTGCGCCATTCTGCTGAACCGCAAGCTGGTCGGCAAAACCTTTTTCCGCGGCATCTTCTTCCTCCCGGTCATCATTGCTTCCGGGGCGATCCTCAGCAAGCTGATGGACCAGGGTGCGGCGAATCTGCCAATCTTTTATAACGAGAACCTGTACAGCAAGCTGAGCGCCTTTATCCCCGGTGATCTGCTGGAAACACTGCTGCAATATGCAGAATCGCTGACGCTGGTCATGTGGGATTCCGGGGTTCAGATTCTGATTTTCCTGGCCGGCCTGCAGACGATATCCATCACCCTGTACGAAGCCGCCAAATGTGACGGTGCAACCGCCTGGGAGGGCTTCTGGAAAATCACATTTCCGATGATTATGCCCATGATGCTGGTCAACACGCTCTTCAGTATCGTCAGTTCTTTTACCAAGGCGGATAACCAGATGATGACCCATATTTTGAACGTCGTCTTTAAAACCAATGATTTCGGCTACGGCTCGGCTATGGGCTGGATCTATTTCGTCATTATCTTCCTGATTCTCGGTCTGGTATTCCTCTTATTCCGCAAATCGCTCAGCACCACTGAAGGGAGGAAATAG
- a CDS encoding lantibiotic immunity ABC transporter MutG family permease subunit has protein sequence MASLLGLFKADLLKTRRTPFLLLHLLAPLIAVSVFLAYYSYSPWSADDKVLAYLQVLGCALPTLIALVCSMAAEQEALAGRFQGMLALPARRTKVYASKLLLLLLYGLGAILLAAVLFGAGFRYVLGQDGPGMAFYWSSAFILSGSTVFLYLLHGFISLRFGRGPSIGMGITGSLIAALLLTGLGEGIWPYVPFAWAARFTSIWAAASSGTPLSPALSQADTGSLLCVAATLLAAALSCLWFQRWEGRSADH, from the coding sequence ATGGCCTCTTTACTCGGACTGTTCAAGGCCGACCTGCTCAAAACCCGCCGCACACCGTTTCTGCTTCTTCATCTGCTGGCCCCGCTCATCGCAGTGTCGGTATTCCTGGCGTATTACTCTTACTCCCCATGGAGTGCTGACGACAAGGTGCTGGCTTATCTCCAGGTGCTGGGCTGTGCCTTGCCAACACTGATTGCTCTGGTCTGTTCAATGGCAGCGGAGCAGGAAGCGCTGGCCGGGCGATTTCAGGGAATGCTGGCGCTGCCCGCCCGGCGGACCAAGGTCTACGCCAGCAAGCTGCTGCTTCTGCTGCTCTACGGCCTTGGCGCCATTCTGCTTGCCGCCGTCCTGTTTGGCGCCGGGTTCCGGTATGTCCTGGGCCAGGATGGCCCGGGTATGGCTTTTTACTGGAGCAGCGCCTTTATTCTGTCAGGAAGCACTGTATTTCTCTATCTGCTGCACGGCTTCATCAGCCTGCGGTTTGGCCGGGGCCCGTCGATTGGAATGGGCATTACAGGCAGTCTGATCGCAGCCCTGCTGCTTACCGGACTCGGTGAGGGCATCTGGCCGTATGTCCCTTTTGCCTGGGCAGCCCGGTTCACCTCCATATGGGCAGCTGCCAGCTCGGGGACTCCCCTATCACCTGCCTTATCGCAGGCCGATACCGGAAGCCTTCTATGTGTAGCGGCAACACTGCTGGCTGCCGCCCTCTCCTGCCTCTGGTTCCAGCGCTGGGAAGGGCGGTCAGCTGATCATTAG
- a CDS encoding lantibiotic immunity ABC transporter MutE/EpiE family permease subunit yields MGRSWKPCSCRSLPQAGERVRQVLRLISAEQLKWRRTFIPQLVWITPLLTLLLCALLMGGRYFQTGAYNWWYTMLLPGALTLVCSLAVQKDAKLKYRALLALPLRPQALWSAKVAAVAGWLLGTCLLFFTGVTSSGWLFGPTLPLLNSAAGSLLIFVTLLWQIPLCLFLAARLGLFAAVLINMALNIAGVVTFDMGGLWDFMPYTIPFRLMCPVLHILPNGLPVPEGSPLRSTDTILRDVLASLAWFGSLFFLTARSFRRQEAH; encoded by the coding sequence ATGGGGCGGAGCTGGAAGCCCTGTTCATGCAGGTCGCTGCCGCAGGCCGGAGAGCGGGTGAGGCAGGTGCTTAGACTCATTAGCGCGGAGCAGCTGAAATGGCGGCGCACCTTTATTCCGCAGCTGGTATGGATTACCCCGCTGCTCACCCTGCTGCTCTGCGCCCTTCTGATGGGCGGGCGGTATTTTCAGACCGGAGCCTATAACTGGTGGTATACGATGCTTCTGCCGGGCGCACTGACCCTGGTCTGCTCACTCGCGGTGCAGAAGGATGCCAAGCTGAAGTACCGCGCCCTGCTGGCGCTGCCCCTCCGCCCGCAGGCACTCTGGTCGGCCAAGGTCGCCGCCGTCGCAGGCTGGCTGCTGGGGACCTGCCTGCTGTTCTTCACCGGTGTTACTTCCAGCGGCTGGCTGTTCGGTCCAACGCTGCCGCTGCTGAACAGTGCGGCCGGAAGTCTGCTGATCTTCGTCACATTATTGTGGCAGATTCCGCTCTGCCTGTTCCTCGCGGCCCGGCTCGGCCTGTTTGCCGCCGTTCTGATTAATATGGCCCTTAATATTGCAGGCGTGGTCACCTTTGATATGGGCGGACTCTGGGATTTCATGCCTTACACCATTCCTTTCCGGCTGATGTGCCCGGTGCTGCATATCCTGCCTAACGGCCTGCCGGTCCCGGAGGGCAGTCCGCTGAGAAGCACCGACACGATCCTCCGGGATGTGCTGGCCTCCCTCGCCTGGTTTGGCAGCCTGTTCTTCCTGACAGCGCGCAGCTTCCGCAGACAGGAGGCGCATTAG
- a CDS encoding lantibiotic protection ABC transporter ATP-binding protein, with the protein MPDIILETINLCKSFKKQPAVNNVSLSVPRNTVYGLLGPNGAGKSTTLKMIAGMLRPDSGSITYQGHEWARKDLSEIGVLIESPPLYDNLTARENLQVRTMALGLPESRIAESLAIVDLSHTGKKRAGQFSMGMRQRLGIAIALLNKPKLLILDEPTNGLDPIGIQELRELIRSFPGQGITVILSSHILSEVEQVAGQIGIIAGGRLGYQGAAPHGAELEALFMQVAAAGRRAGEAGA; encoded by the coding sequence ATGCCGGACATTATTTTAGAAACCATTAATCTGTGTAAGAGCTTCAAAAAACAGCCCGCCGTAAACAATGTGTCGCTTTCCGTACCCCGGAACACAGTCTACGGGCTGCTTGGGCCGAACGGTGCCGGGAAATCGACGACACTGAAGATGATCGCCGGGATGCTGCGGCCGGATTCAGGGAGCATTACCTATCAGGGGCACGAATGGGCACGGAAGGATCTGAGCGAAATCGGCGTCCTGATTGAATCACCGCCGCTGTATGACAATCTGACGGCCCGGGAGAATCTGCAGGTGCGGACAATGGCGCTCGGGCTGCCGGAATCGCGGATAGCCGAGTCGCTCGCCATCGTCGATCTGTCCCATACCGGAAAGAAACGGGCCGGCCAGTTCTCGATGGGCATGAGGCAGCGACTCGGCATCGCAATTGCACTTCTGAACAAGCCGAAGCTGCTCATTCTGGATGAGCCGACGAACGGGCTCGACCCGATCGGAATTCAGGAGCTGCGGGAGCTGATCCGTTCCTTCCCGGGGCAGGGGATCACTGTCATTCTGTCGAGCCATATTCTCTCCGAGGTGGAGCAGGTGGCCGGTCAGATCGGGATTATCGCCGGCGGACGGCTGGGGTATCAGGGGGCTGCGCCGCATGGGGCGGAGCTGGAAGCCCTGTTCATGCAGGTCGCTGCCGCAGGCCGGAGAGCGGGTGAGGCAGGTGCTTAG
- a CDS encoding response regulator transcription factor, with protein sequence MANILAVDDEPAILALIRSALGADRHLVTTIQDSTTVHRSDLGSYDLILLDVMMPGIDGFTLCREIRAAVDCPILFLTAKTLESDLMYGLGLGADDYIMKPFSIGALRARINAHLRRETRERRKVLYSELVHFNLSGRELLARGSRIPLTKGEYDICEFLARSRGQVFSKEHIYEAVFGLDGESDSSAITEHIKNIRAKLNKADIEAIETVWGIGYKWKL encoded by the coding sequence ATGGCCAACATACTCGCCGTCGACGACGAGCCCGCCATCCTTGCACTGATCCGCAGTGCCCTGGGCGCCGACCGTCATCTGGTAACAACCATTCAGGACTCCACCACCGTGCATCGGAGCGATCTGGGTTCATATGATCTCATACTGCTCGATGTGATGATGCCCGGTATAGACGGCTTTACACTGTGCCGGGAGATCCGCGCGGCGGTGGATTGTCCGATTCTTTTTCTGACCGCCAAGACGCTGGAGAGCGACCTGATGTACGGGCTCGGGCTGGGTGCGGACGATTATATTATGAAGCCGTTCAGTATCGGCGCGCTGCGGGCGCGGATCAATGCCCACCTCAGACGGGAAACCCGCGAGCGGAGGAAGGTGCTGTACTCCGAGCTCGTTCATTTCAACCTCTCCGGCAGGGAGCTGCTCGCCCGCGGCAGCAGAATTCCTCTGACCAAAGGCGAATATGACATTTGCGAATTTTTGGCGCGGAGCCGCGGGCAGGTCTTTTCCAAGGAGCATATCTATGAGGCAGTCTTCGGGCTTGACGGGGAAAGTGACAGCAGCGCCATCACAGAGCATATCAAGAATATCCGTGCCAAGCTGAACAAAGCGGACATTGAGGCCATTGAGACAGTCTGGGGGATTGGTTACAAGTGGAAGCTGTAA
- a CDS encoding FecCD family ABC transporter permease, translated as MNSSETSEYKKPALHTPRNFTLVLILCFILLGLCIVASLALGSRVTSLRELLDGLFHPDVQSFGANVVRKRISRTVFSIMCGAALGVSGALMQSVTRNPIADPSILGVNTGAALFVVCGIAFLNISSASQFIWLALAGAALTAVFVFGIGSMGRGGATPIKLVLAGAATSAALSSLVTAIMIPRSYVMDKFRFWQVGSVGSGSWDNISTFIPFLIAGMLIAVLTAPALNALALGDDVATGLGVKTGFLRFTAALAGVVLCGATTALAGPIGFIGLLSTHVIRLILGPDLRFVIPMSAVAGAIILTVADVGGRLLGSPGELEVGVVTAFIGAPILIILAMRSKVRSL; from the coding sequence ATGAATAGTTCTGAGACTTCTGAATATAAAAAGCCAGCCCTGCATACCCCGCGGAATTTCACGCTGGTCCTGATCCTCTGCTTCATCCTGCTTGGCTTATGCATTGTCGCCTCGCTGGCCTTGGGCTCGCGTGTGACCAGCTTAAGAGAGCTGCTCGACGGTTTATTTCATCCGGACGTGCAGTCCTTCGGAGCCAACGTAGTCCGCAAGCGGATATCCCGGACAGTATTCAGCATAATGTGCGGTGCAGCGCTCGGCGTATCCGGGGCGCTTATGCAATCGGTCACCCGCAATCCTATTGCGGACCCGAGTATACTGGGAGTCAATACCGGCGCTGCCTTGTTCGTAGTGTGCGGAATTGCCTTTCTAAACATAAGCTCAGCCAGCCAATTCATTTGGCTGGCTTTGGCCGGAGCTGCGCTTACTGCAGTATTCGTATTCGGAATAGGTTCAATGGGGCGTGGCGGAGCCACCCCCATTAAGCTCGTTCTGGCGGGTGCTGCGACAAGCGCGGCCCTTTCGTCTCTCGTCACTGCCATCATGATCCCGCGTTCCTATGTTATGGATAAATTCAGGTTCTGGCAGGTGGGCAGCGTCGGTTCAGGAAGCTGGGATAACATCTCCACCTTCATCCCTTTTCTGATCGCCGGCATGCTGATTGCCGTGCTGACAGCGCCTGCGCTGAATGCGCTGGCCCTGGGCGATGATGTCGCCACCGGACTCGGTGTTAAGACAGGCTTTCTGCGGTTTACCGCCGCTCTCGCAGGAGTTGTCCTTTGCGGTGCAACAACGGCGCTTGCAGGCCCGATCGGTTTTATCGGCCTTTTATCCACCCATGTTATCCGCCTTATTCTGGGCCCTGATCTGCGTTTTGTCATTCCCATGTCGGCGGTTGCCGGAGCTATTATTCTTACCGTAGCCGATGTCGGCGGCAGGCTGCTCGGCAGCCCCGGAGAGCTTGAAGTCGGTGTTGTGACAGCGTTCATCGGAGCACCGATATTAATCATATTAGCTATGAGATCGAAAGTGCGGTCCTTATGA
- a CDS encoding carbohydrate ABC transporter permease, with protein sequence MLKESVSPARTAPLEAVSGRLKKSGGVDRIIKRSLQVVNIAFYYLVILSLTFVFLYPLLYMLSKSMMQAQDVADATVQWIPKALSFHNYSLAWRSLNFWGGFTNSAIISFGSAALQIISCSLVGYGFARYRFPGYTLCFVLLLFTFLVPPQTIVVPLYLFFSDLGWINTHLPFVVPSMFGHGLKGALFVLIFIQFYRRMPNVLEEAARIDGAGPFRTYWQIMFPLAKPAMLTVFLFSVVWHWNDNFEPNTFLTTPNFYNLSQRLAMFYGTNNQAAETMSQMTSGSIGMAPTGLNQVMAGCILTILPILILYLFVQRHFVESVERSGIAGE encoded by the coding sequence ATGTTAAAAGAAAGCGTAAGCCCTGCCCGGACTGCCCCGCTCGAAGCGGTATCGGGTCGTCTGAAGAAAAGCGGCGGAGTGGACAGAATCATCAAGCGGTCGCTGCAGGTGGTCAATATCGCCTTTTATTATCTGGTGATTCTCAGCCTGACCTTCGTCTTCCTGTACCCGCTGCTGTATATGCTGTCCAAGTCGATGATGCAGGCCCAGGATGTGGCGGATGCTACGGTGCAATGGATTCCGAAGGCGCTCAGCTTCCATAATTACAGCCTGGCCTGGCGCTCGCTTAATTTCTGGGGCGGCTTCACCAACAGTGCGATTATCTCCTTCGGAAGCGCGGCGCTGCAGATTATCAGCTGCTCGCTGGTCGGCTACGGCTTTGCCAGATACCGGTTCCCCGGCTATACGCTGTGCTTCGTGCTGCTGCTGTTCACCTTTCTCGTGCCGCCGCAGACAATCGTGGTTCCGCTGTATCTGTTCTTCAGCGATCTAGGCTGGATCAATACGCACCTGCCGTTTGTGGTGCCGTCCATGTTCGGCCACGGCCTGAAGGGTGCGCTGTTCGTCCTGATCTTTATCCAGTTCTACCGCAGAATGCCGAACGTGCTGGAGGAAGCGGCACGGATCGACGGCGCGGGACCGTTCAGAACCTACTGGCAGATCATGTTCCCGCTGGCCAAGCCGGCCATGCTGACGGTCTTCCTGTTCTCGGTGGTATGGCACTGGAACGATAACTTTGAGCCGAACACCTTCCTGACGACGCCGAACTTCTATAATCTGTCCCAGCGTCTGGCGATGTTCTACGGTACAAATAACCAGGCTGCAGAGACGATGTCGCAGATGACCTCCGGCTCCATCGGGATGGCACCGACCGGGCTCAATCAGGTAATGGCCGGCTGTATTCTGACCATCCTGCCGATATTGATTCTCTACCTGTTCGTGCAGCGCCACTTCGTAGAGAGTGTGGAACGCTCCGGCATTGCCGGGGAATAA